One genomic region from Armatimonadota bacterium encodes:
- the tatA gene encoding twin-arginine translocase TatA/TatE family subunit, with translation MPFGIGTTELVVILLIALLIFGPSRLAGIGSSLGRAIRDFRRTMREEDEGDQGKT, from the coding sequence ATGCCCTTTGGGATCGGGACCACCGAGCTCGTCGTCATCCTGCTTATCGCCCTCTTGATCTTCGGACCTTCGCGGCTGGCGGGGATCGGCAGTTCCCTGGGTCGGGCGATCCGGGACTTCCGTCGGACCATGCGGGAGGAAGACGAGGGGGACCAGGGCAAGACCTAG
- a CDS encoding cbb3-type cytochrome c oxidase subunit I has protein sequence MLSWMFPDEPWSPSRRFLYLGTAWGALAALHELAASLHLVFPGIFEGVSWLSYGRLKAAAVDLWIFGFCTNLLLGALLAIVPSVVREPLWGVRLANLAFWLWNLAELLAEWALLRGASRGRLWGEAPPGADLLRLAAALLVLLSLVRTVRVGKRGEPAVWLGVGALTWLVVVLVLGKGLFTPGGNPYWGVVDALSQAFLRQGLGWMWLFAAASAVALTLVGGRPNPGEGNSPLALVVLLTTAAFAPFSAGSELIWGPVPFWVQTLGAVATFLLLIPAASTAAGIWQALEGRWIRLVESPGLAFFPVGCAGFLFGALAAGLNALLGPAWVAGLTLWSEARTALLLGAGAGSVALGAAYTVIPAAVGRMLVSPRLAWWHFWMWTVGWFLAVVSLSTAGLVQGAVWATGTVPFSHGVNAVVPYLVARSLACGLVACGQVVFCWNVFLTVDSGAEVPAAERDLVLAV, from the coding sequence ATGCTGAGCTGGATGTTCCCGGACGAACCCTGGAGTCCCTCTCGCCGCTTCCTGTACTTGGGAACCGCCTGGGGCGCTCTGGCCGCGCTGCACGAGCTCGCCGCAAGCCTCCACCTGGTGTTCCCCGGAATCTTCGAGGGCGTTTCGTGGCTCTCCTACGGTCGGTTGAAGGCGGCGGCGGTAGACCTCTGGATCTTCGGGTTCTGCACCAACCTCCTGCTGGGTGCCCTGCTGGCCATCGTCCCATCCGTGGTTCGGGAGCCCCTGTGGGGCGTACGCCTGGCGAATCTGGCGTTCTGGCTGTGGAACCTGGCGGAGCTCCTGGCGGAGTGGGCCCTCCTGCGGGGGGCTTCCCGGGGTCGGCTGTGGGGGGAGGCGCCTCCGGGTGCAGACCTCCTGCGCCTTGCCGCCGCGCTTCTTGTCCTGTTGAGTCTTGTGCGGACCGTGCGGGTGGGGAAACGCGGGGAGCCCGCCGTATGGCTCGGAGTGGGCGCGTTGACCTGGCTCGTGGTGGTCCTGGTGCTCGGCAAGGGGCTCTTCACGCCGGGGGGGAACCCCTACTGGGGGGTGGTTGACGCCTTAAGCCAGGCGTTCCTGCGGCAGGGGCTGGGGTGGATGTGGCTGTTTGCTGCAGCCTCCGCGGTGGCCTTGACCCTCGTGGGCGGTCGGCCGAACCCGGGGGAGGGGAACTCGCCCCTGGCCCTGGTGGTTCTCCTCACCACCGCGGCGTTCGCCCCCTTCAGTGCCGGCTCGGAGCTCATCTGGGGACCGGTTCCCTTCTGGGTCCAGACCCTGGGCGCGGTGGCTACCTTCCTCCTGCTGATCCCCGCGGCCAGCACCGCCGCGGGGATATGGCAGGCCCTGGAAGGGCGATGGATCAGGCTCGTGGAGTCCCCCGGGCTGGCCTTCTTCCCCGTGGGCTGCGCCGGGTTCCTCTTCGGAGCCCTCGCTGCGGGCTTGAACGCCCTGCTCGGCCCCGCCTGGGTGGCGGGCCTCACCCTATGGTCCGAAGCCCGGACAGCGCTGCTGTTGGGCGCGGGCGCGGGGTCCGTGGCCCTGGGGGCCGCCTACACTGTGATCCCCGCCGCCGTCGGCCGGATGCTGGTGAGCCCCCGGCTTGCGTGGTGGCACTTCTGGATGTGGACGGTGGGGTGGTTTCTCGCGGTGGTGTCCCTCTCCACGGCGGGCCTCGTGCAGGGTGCGGTGTGGGCCACGGGCACCGTGCCCTTCAGCCACGGTGTGAACGCGGTGGTTCCGTATCTGGTGGCCCGGTCCCTGGCTTGCGGGCTCGTGGCCTGCGGGCAGGTGGTGTTCTGCTGGAACGTCTTCCTCACCGTAGACTCCGGAGCGGAGGTTCCCGCGGCGGAGCGGGACTTGGTGCTTGCGGTGTAG
- a CDS encoding DUF4321 domain-containing protein, whose product MARRGRRAWGALFLVFLLGGVVGQVLAESVRNFPGLSFLARTVEIGLEPPLRLDLSLLSLTFGITLRLNLAILLGVILALWVWRLV is encoded by the coding sequence ATGGCGCGACGGGGCCGTCGGGCGTGGGGGGCACTGTTCCTGGTGTTCCTCCTGGGGGGTGTTGTGGGGCAGGTGTTGGCAGAATCCGTGCGCAACTTCCCGGGCCTTTCCTTCCTCGCCCGCACCGTGGAGATCGGGCTTGAGCCTCCCCTACGTCTGGACCTTTCCCTCCTCTCCCTGACCTTCGGGATCACCCTCCGGCTGAACCTCGCCATCCTCCTGGGAGTGATCCTGGCCCTTTGGGTATGGCGCTTGGTTTAG
- a CDS encoding cytochrome c, whose translation MAEQASRPERPGRGERLPTPLLLLYALLPIWAVLYLFVTGGLVAPEVRPVARTIPGVAGIAAGPVEDGREQVEGILAVVPPDARDNRMPSVSPAALESARQQYATLCAVCHGPEGRGDGPAGATLNPKPINFHARAFQERMPPGATFWVIKHGLAETPRRSGMPAFGALRDEQIWALVAYIRQLGAPSSR comes from the coding sequence ATGGCCGAGCAAGCGTCCAGGCCAGAACGCCCGGGGCGAGGGGAGCGGCTTCCCACACCCCTGCTCCTGCTCTATGCCCTCCTCCCCATCTGGGCGGTCCTTTACCTGTTCGTGACGGGAGGTCTTGTGGCACCGGAGGTGCGGCCCGTGGCCCGCACGATCCCGGGCGTGGCCGGCATCGCCGCGGGTCCGGTGGAGGACGGACGCGAGCAGGTGGAGGGGATCCTCGCGGTGGTCCCTCCGGATGCCCGGGACAACCGTATGCCTTCCGTGAGTCCCGCGGCCCTGGAGTCTGCGCGGCAGCAGTACGCGACCCTGTGCGCCGTCTGCCACGGTCCGGAGGGCCGGGGAGACGGCCCCGCGGGCGCTACCCTGAACCCCAAGCCCATAAACTTCCACGCCCGCGCGTTTCAGGAACGGATGCCTCCGGGCGCCACCTTCTGGGTCATCAAGCACGGATTGGCAGAGACCCCCCGGCGCAGCGGGATGCCGGCCTTCGGGGCTCTCAGGGACGAACAGATCTGGGCGCTGGTGGCGTACATCCGGCAGCTGGGAGCCCCTTCATCCCGATGA
- a CDS encoding sensor histidine kinase: MRFAVRTTAAHLEHANPGILRRWTQDLHRRVPRYACFPDLAEEWGNQTLRLLVRVLRAEGEEEKRVLREQVHEHAHRVAAQQLQSNFSLEEILQAMSLLRSSVDAQVQAMLSQRLWVAFPPDVLFAMERIHRAVDVQMLAVGQAYLEARDRVIRQREQELEQTNRQLRTLLQEMHHRIKNNLQTLADLLYLEALSAPEEARRSLRHSMGRVKSIAAVHQMLSVEHIEEVDIYRLAERIGETIVQDLSGPGHQVSIQVEGEHLLLPSKQATSLALVLSELVTNAVQHAFNGQGGHVRITLHARGPEVVVSVEDDGRGLPPGFDPERDAHLGLRIVRDLVYRDLRGDFRMESQKGTRVEVRFWR, translated from the coding sequence GTGCGGTTTGCGGTTCGCACCACCGCGGCCCACCTGGAACATGCCAATCCGGGCATCCTGCGGCGGTGGACGCAGGATCTCCATCGGCGGGTCCCACGATATGCCTGCTTCCCCGACCTCGCGGAGGAGTGGGGGAACCAGACCCTGCGGCTCCTGGTCCGGGTTCTGCGGGCGGAAGGGGAGGAGGAGAAGCGGGTCCTCCGGGAGCAGGTCCACGAGCACGCCCATCGGGTGGCGGCCCAGCAGCTGCAGTCAAACTTCAGCCTGGAGGAGATCCTCCAGGCCATGAGCCTGCTGCGGAGCAGCGTGGACGCGCAGGTACAGGCCATGCTGAGCCAGCGGCTATGGGTGGCGTTCCCTCCGGACGTGCTCTTCGCCATGGAACGCATCCACCGGGCCGTGGATGTGCAGATGCTGGCCGTAGGACAAGCGTACCTGGAGGCCCGGGATCGGGTCATCCGGCAGCGGGAGCAGGAGCTGGAGCAGACCAACCGCCAGCTGCGGACCCTGCTCCAGGAGATGCACCACCGCATCAAGAACAACCTGCAGACCCTGGCGGATCTCCTGTACCTGGAGGCCCTCTCCGCTCCGGAGGAGGCCCGTCGGAGCCTTCGCCACAGCATGGGGCGGGTGAAGAGCATTGCGGCCGTACACCAGATGCTGAGCGTGGAGCACATCGAGGAGGTGGACATCTACCGGCTCGCGGAGCGCATCGGGGAGACCATCGTACAGGACCTCTCCGGACCCGGACACCAGGTGTCCATCCAGGTGGAGGGGGAGCACCTGCTCCTGCCCAGCAAGCAGGCCACCAGCCTGGCCCTGGTCCTGAGCGAGCTCGTGACCAACGCGGTGCAGCACGCCTTCAACGGCCAGGGAGGGCACGTGCGCATCACCCTACACGCTCGGGGCCCGGAGGTGGTGGTCTCCGTGGAGGACGACGGCCGGGGGCTGCCTCCGGGGTTCGACCCGGAGCGGGATGCCCACCTGGGGCTCCGGATCGTTCGGGATCTGGTCTATCGGGATCTGCGGGGAGATTTCCGGATGGAGAGCCAAAAGGGGACGAGGGTGGAGGTGCGGTTTTGGCGATGA
- the mreC gene encoding rod shape-determining protein MreC has translation MLLTGQLRAPDRRAVGWLGHAILAVLTPLQGALDEAAETGERWWRALAEIRALRVENARLRAEVEHLRRRLADLEEARSEVVRLRRLLDLRAELPTATLAARVVARDPDTWFATVLINRGGRHGVRRHDVVVTAEGLVGRVLEVYPTASRVLLVSDPRSAVGVLVQRTRDPAIVEGQAGPLLRLRYLPRDATARPGDVLVTSGLGGVFPRGLRVGIIRSVLKGGLFLEAEVVPAADLSRLEEVLLLVGTGQEP, from the coding sequence GTGCTCCTCACCGGGCAGCTCCGCGCTCCGGACCGCCGGGCGGTGGGCTGGCTGGGGCATGCGATCCTCGCGGTGCTCACGCCCCTCCAGGGGGCCCTGGACGAGGCCGCGGAAACCGGGGAGCGGTGGTGGCGTGCCCTCGCGGAGATCCGGGCGCTACGGGTGGAGAATGCGCGGCTGCGCGCGGAGGTGGAGCACCTGCGCCGCAGGTTGGCAGACCTGGAGGAGGCGCGATCCGAGGTGGTCCGGTTGCGCCGGCTGCTGGACCTTCGGGCGGAGCTGCCGACCGCTACCCTCGCGGCCCGGGTGGTGGCCCGAGATCCCGATACGTGGTTTGCCACCGTGCTCATCAACCGTGGAGGGAGGCACGGGGTGCGGCGTCACGACGTGGTGGTGACCGCGGAAGGGCTGGTTGGACGGGTGCTGGAGGTCTACCCCACCGCTTCTCGGGTCCTTCTCGTGAGCGACCCCCGGAGCGCGGTAGGGGTCCTGGTGCAGCGGACCCGTGATCCGGCCATCGTGGAGGGTCAGGCGGGCCCCTTGCTACGGCTTCGGTACCTTCCCCGGGACGCCACGGCCCGCCCGGGAGACGTGCTCGTCACCTCAGGGCTAGGGGGAGTATTCCCCCGGGGCTTGCGGGTGGGGATCATCCGCTCCGTCCTCAAGGGCGGCCTCTTCCTGGAGGCTGAGGTGGTCCCAGCCGCGGATTTGAGCCGTCTCGAGGAGGTCCTGCTCCTGGTGGGTACCGGACAGGAGCCGTGA
- a CDS encoding phage holin family protein, protein MTYRFQDEVRALLHDLAQLAEQHAVLVRSELQVVLRRAVSGLALLVVAGALLAGAVLFAPVVVTLILALWLPVWAAALTVFLLAVLGVAGIAWSGVRRLRAARFVELRAVLREDLQWIRDLLSALRESGPSAR, encoded by the coding sequence GTGACGTACCGTTTCCAGGACGAGGTCCGGGCCCTCCTGCACGACCTGGCGCAGTTGGCAGAGCAGCATGCGGTCCTTGTGCGATCCGAGCTGCAGGTGGTCCTGCGGCGGGCCGTGAGCGGTCTAGCGCTCCTGGTGGTAGCGGGCGCGTTGCTGGCGGGGGCGGTTCTGTTCGCCCCCGTGGTGGTGACCCTGATCCTCGCCCTCTGGCTTCCCGTGTGGGCCGCGGCCCTCACCGTGTTCCTCCTCGCGGTGCTGGGCGTGGCGGGGATCGCATGGTCGGGTGTCCGCCGGCTCCGCGCGGCGAGATTCGTAGAACTCCGTGCGGTGCTCCGGGAGGATCTTCAATGGATCCGCGACCTGCTGAGCGCGCTTCGGGAATCCGGTCCCTCCGCACGGTGA
- a CDS encoding response regulator, with protein sequence MSERLRILIADDEAIRLMTLRTQLRSLGFEVVAEATDGEEAVRLAQEREPDLAILDIKMPGLDGISAAQRILQHRPIPIVLLTAYSEVELVERALETGVFAYLVKPVTEEDLLPAILLARKRFEEFRVLQNEVQDLREALEARKLIERAKGILMKRLGISEQEAFRRMQVQSQKENRKLVEIARAIITAHGVM encoded by the coding sequence ATGAGCGAGCGGTTGCGGATCCTCATCGCGGACGACGAGGCCATCCGCCTCATGACCCTGCGGACCCAGCTGCGCTCCCTGGGGTTCGAGGTGGTGGCGGAGGCCACGGACGGGGAGGAGGCGGTGCGGCTGGCCCAGGAGCGGGAGCCGGACCTCGCCATTCTGGACATCAAGATGCCGGGTCTGGACGGCATCTCCGCAGCCCAGCGGATCCTCCAACACCGTCCCATCCCCATCGTCCTCCTCACCGCCTACAGTGAAGTGGAGCTGGTGGAACGGGCCCTGGAGACGGGGGTGTTCGCTTACCTGGTGAAGCCCGTGACGGAGGAGGACCTTCTCCCCGCCATCCTGCTGGCCCGGAAACGGTTCGAGGAATTCCGGGTGCTGCAGAACGAGGTGCAGGATTTGCGGGAGGCCCTGGAGGCCCGGAAGCTCATCGAGCGGGCCAAGGGGATTCTCATGAAACGGCTCGGCATCAGCGAGCAGGAGGCCTTCCGCCGGATGCAGGTGCAGAGCCAGAAGGAGAACCGGAAGTTGGTGGAGATCGCCCGCGCCATCATCACCGCGCACGGAGTGATGTGA
- the mreD gene encoding rod shape-determining protein MreD, which translates to MGRLREAGWLGVCLVGAVVVEPVLARRLPLVRLDLVLLVVVAWALCRGPEAGAGAGLLGGLLQDLLSGHALGLEMGPKVLVGLLSGLWRDVAHPGSVGVQVLAVLGGAGIDTLASWGVRALVGWPTVGGRPGEILLFAFSHAAMAPLVYWAVRRGSEGGRPSRATSR; encoded by the coding sequence ATGGGCCGGTTGCGGGAAGCGGGTTGGCTAGGGGTCTGCCTGGTGGGGGCGGTGGTGGTGGAGCCTGTCCTCGCCCGGCGGCTCCCTTTGGTTCGGCTCGACCTCGTCCTCCTTGTGGTGGTGGCGTGGGCTCTGTGCCGCGGCCCGGAGGCGGGTGCGGGAGCCGGCTTGCTGGGCGGACTCCTTCAGGATCTCCTGAGCGGCCATGCCCTCGGACTGGAGATGGGCCCGAAGGTCCTGGTGGGGCTCCTGAGCGGCCTGTGGAGGGATGTGGCCCATCCCGGGAGCGTGGGAGTGCAGGTCCTCGCGGTCCTGGGGGGCGCCGGGATCGACACCTTAGCCTCGTGGGGAGTGCGCGCCCTGGTAGGGTGGCCGACGGTGGGCGGGCGACCGGGAGAGATCCTTCTCTTTGCATTCTCCCATGCGGCGATGGCGCCGCTCGTCTATTGGGCGGTACGGAGGGGATCCGAGGGTGGGAGGCCCAGTCGTGCGACTTCCCGGTGA
- a CDS encoding cbb3-type cytochrome c oxidase subunit II gives MQRRAASLPLLCLVTALAGFVATVLLPATPPARATRTLTSAQLLGYAVYLREGCAQCHTQQVRTPEARFGVVARSGDLGEVSRAGDYAHLNPTALGTVRIGPDLARVASRIRDPEELLRLLREPRRRSPGSRMPAYAYLSEAELQALVAYLLSLR, from the coding sequence ATGCAGAGGCGCGCCGCTTCCCTCCCCCTACTGTGTTTGGTTACGGCCCTGGCCGGATTCGTGGCCACGGTGCTGCTCCCGGCCACCCCCCCTGCAAGGGCGACCCGGACGCTGACGAGTGCCCAGCTGCTGGGCTACGCGGTATACCTCCGGGAGGGGTGCGCCCAGTGCCACACCCAGCAGGTGCGGACCCCGGAGGCCAGATTCGGGGTGGTGGCCCGAAGCGGAGACCTCGGGGAGGTCTCCCGGGCAGGGGATTACGCTCACCTGAACCCCACGGCTCTGGGGACGGTGCGGATCGGTCCGGATCTCGCGCGGGTTGCGAGCCGGATCAGGGATCCGGAGGAGCTCCTACGCCTGCTGCGGGAACCACGACGGCGATCGCCGGGGAGCCGTATGCCTGCCTACGCGTACCTTTCGGAGGCGGAGCTACAGGCCCTGGTGGCGTATCTTCTAAGCCTGAGGTGA
- a CDS encoding polyprenyl synthetase family protein, which translates to MTTRSLETLYQPVREDLEALLQLLSEELRADDPFIQELVTHVLQTRGKLLRPALTFLSARAVGEPPAESLALAAAVELIHVASLIHDDIIDESPLRRGEPTANARWGNQVAVLLGDYLFAKSFHLLSRIGRAAVANRMSLATVSMSQAEILQIRYGNTPHTEEGIYFRIVEGKTARLIASACACGALLAGAEDAVAERLDRFGLHWGIAFQITDDALDLLSDPKTLGKPIGSDIRSGKMTLPLIHALRHARDGDRARLVHLIQEGDVEELRQELVRYGSFAYAREAARRHAERALEALQALPAAPARESLIGLTEFVLVRDR; encoded by the coding sequence ATGACCACACGTTCTCTGGAAACCCTTTACCAACCGGTCCGGGAGGACCTGGAGGCCCTCCTGCAGCTGCTCTCTGAGGAGCTGCGGGCGGACGATCCCTTCATCCAGGAGCTGGTGACCCATGTCCTCCAGACCCGGGGCAAGCTCCTCCGTCCCGCCCTCACCTTCCTCAGTGCCCGGGCCGTGGGAGAGCCTCCCGCGGAGAGCCTGGCGCTGGCGGCGGCGGTGGAGCTCATCCACGTGGCGAGCCTGATCCATGACGACATCATCGACGAATCCCCCCTGCGTCGGGGGGAGCCCACCGCGAACGCCCGGTGGGGCAACCAGGTGGCGGTGCTGCTGGGGGATTACCTGTTCGCCAAGTCCTTCCACCTGCTCTCCCGCATCGGCCGGGCGGCGGTGGCAAACCGCATGTCCCTCGCCACGGTTTCCATGAGCCAGGCGGAGATCCTCCAGATCCGGTACGGGAACACCCCGCACACGGAGGAGGGGATCTACTTCCGCATTGTGGAGGGGAAGACCGCGCGGCTCATCGCCTCCGCCTGTGCCTGCGGAGCCCTCCTGGCGGGGGCGGAGGACGCGGTGGCAGAGCGGCTGGACCGGTTCGGCCTCCACTGGGGGATCGCCTTCCAGATCACGGACGATGCCCTAGACCTGTTGAGCGATCCCAAGACTCTGGGAAAGCCCATCGGCAGCGACATCCGGTCGGGGAAGATGACCCTCCCCCTCATCCACGCCCTCCGACACGCCCGGGACGGCGACCGGGCGCGTCTTGTGCACCTCATCCAGGAGGGGGACGTGGAGGAATTGCGCCAGGAGCTGGTGCGGTACGGCTCCTTCGCCTACGCCCGGGAAGCGGCTCGTCGGCACGCGGAACGGGCCCTGGAGGCGCTCCAGGCACTTCCAGCCGCGCCCGCGCGCGAAAGCCTCATCGGCCTCACGGAGTTCGTCCTCGTCCGGGACCGCTAG
- a CDS encoding hydrogenase iron-sulfur subunit, producing the protein MAQPQVTDRTEPERALRVVGFLCDWAVSGDGLLNPDGTMRDCPEVTLIAVPCSGFVRPAWLELALRSGAAGTFVCGCPMGDCLNREGNWIMEGRIDQLRKRLQRQRVDPQRVAFFAYGLHDREAFVAAVRDFVEKLRSLLPAGGKR; encoded by the coding sequence ATGGCGCAGCCGCAGGTGACGGACCGTACGGAACCGGAGCGTGCCCTCCGGGTGGTGGGGTTCCTGTGCGACTGGGCGGTATCCGGTGATGGGCTGTTGAATCCGGACGGCACCATGCGGGACTGCCCGGAAGTGACCCTCATCGCGGTGCCGTGTTCCGGATTTGTGCGGCCCGCCTGGCTGGAGCTGGCGCTGCGCAGCGGGGCCGCGGGGACCTTCGTGTGCGGGTGCCCCATGGGCGACTGTCTGAACCGGGAGGGGAACTGGATCATGGAGGGTCGCATTGACCAGCTGCGCAAGCGGCTGCAGCGCCAGCGGGTAGACCCCCAGAGGGTGGCCTTCTTCGCCTACGGCCTCCACGATCGGGAGGCGTTCGTGGCCGCGGTCCGGGATTTCGTGGAGAAGCTCCGGAGCCTCCTCCCCGCAGGAGGGAAGCGATGA
- a CDS encoding rod shape-determining protein — translation MWWDGFLSRYLSRDMGIDLGTANTLVYVRGEGIVVREPSVVARRVDDGQVLAVGEEAKRMIGRTPADVQAVRPLRDGVIADFDTTSAMLAYFIRRGLRGRSFLKPRVIVGIPSGVTEVEKRAVIDATLQAGAREAYLIEEPMAAAIGAGLPVSEPVGSMIVDVGGGTTEVAVIALGGIVTSKSIRIGGDEMDEAIIQYARKAYNLLIGERTAEEIKIAVGSAYPLREEQAVDVRGRDLLTGLPRTVRMTSAEIREALSEPVAAIVEAVRQTLERTPPELAADIVERGIVLVGGGALLRGLDRLLAQETGMPVTLTDDPLSAVALGTGRALEEIDHLKKVLITTKRL, via the coding sequence ATGTGGTGGGACGGGTTCCTCAGCCGGTATCTCTCCCGGGACATGGGGATTGACCTAGGGACCGCCAACACCCTGGTCTACGTGCGAGGGGAGGGGATCGTGGTCCGGGAGCCCTCCGTGGTCGCCCGCCGGGTGGACGATGGGCAGGTGCTCGCGGTGGGGGAGGAGGCCAAGCGCATGATCGGCCGTACCCCCGCGGACGTACAGGCGGTGCGGCCACTTCGGGACGGGGTGATCGCGGATTTCGACACCACCTCCGCCATGCTGGCATACTTCATCCGCCGGGGACTGCGGGGCCGATCCTTTCTGAAGCCGCGGGTGATCGTGGGGATCCCCTCAGGGGTGACGGAGGTGGAAAAGCGGGCGGTGATCGATGCCACTCTACAGGCGGGGGCCCGGGAAGCGTACCTCATCGAGGAGCCCATGGCCGCGGCCATCGGGGCGGGGTTGCCCGTAAGCGAGCCCGTGGGCAGCATGATCGTGGATGTGGGGGGCGGTACCACAGAGGTGGCGGTGATCGCCCTGGGCGGCATCGTGACGAGCAAGTCCATCCGCATTGGCGGGGATGAGATGGACGAGGCCATCATCCAGTACGCCCGGAAGGCCTACAACCTTCTCATCGGAGAGCGCACCGCGGAGGAGATCAAGATTGCCGTCGGGTCTGCCTATCCGCTCCGGGAGGAGCAGGCAGTGGACGTCCGAGGTCGGGACCTGCTCACGGGGCTTCCCCGCACCGTGCGCATGACCAGCGCGGAGATCCGGGAGGCCCTCAGCGAGCCTGTAGCCGCCATCGTGGAGGCGGTGCGGCAGACCCTGGAGCGGACTCCTCCAGAACTCGCCGCGGACATCGTGGAACGGGGCATCGTGCTGGTGGGGGGAGGAGCTCTGCTGCGGGGGTTGGATCGGTTGCTGGCCCAGGAGACGGGAATGCCCGTAACCCTCACGGACGACCCCCTCTCCGCGGTAGCCCTGGGCACCGGCCGTGCCCTGGAGGAGATCGACCATCTAAAGAAGGTGCTTATCACCACGAAGAGGCTATGA
- the radC gene encoding DNA repair protein RadC, which yields MAGLRALPPEARPRERLQSEGPEGVGIRELLAVVLCTGTRGVSALQLADRLLARFGGLQGLSRARVEELCRVEGMGPAKAAVLVAALELGRRARLVDPSERPVIRCAQDAARVVRMKLEGREQEHFCVLLLNTRHEVVGVVETARGGLNGASVCAREVFREAVRRGAHAVILAHNHPSGNPEPSPEDIRLTERLREAGALLGIAVLDHLVIGDDRYTSLRERGLGF from the coding sequence ATGGCGGGACTGCGTGCGCTTCCTCCCGAAGCCCGGCCCCGGGAACGGCTCCAGAGTGAGGGGCCAGAGGGAGTGGGGATTCGGGAGCTCCTCGCCGTGGTGCTGTGCACGGGCACCCGGGGGGTCTCCGCGCTTCAGCTCGCGGATCGACTGCTGGCGCGGTTTGGAGGGCTCCAGGGGCTTTCACGGGCCCGGGTGGAGGAGCTGTGCAGGGTGGAGGGGATGGGCCCTGCGAAGGCTGCGGTGCTGGTGGCGGCCCTGGAGTTGGGCAGACGGGCAAGGCTGGTGGATCCCTCAGAGCGCCCCGTGATCCGTTGCGCCCAGGACGCGGCCCGGGTGGTACGCATGAAGCTGGAGGGTCGGGAGCAGGAGCATTTCTGCGTGCTCCTCCTGAACACCCGGCACGAAGTGGTGGGGGTCGTGGAGACTGCCCGGGGAGGGCTTAACGGGGCATCCGTGTGCGCCCGGGAGGTATTCCGGGAAGCGGTGCGACGGGGAGCCCACGCGGTGATCCTCGCCCACAACCATCCTTCCGGGAACCCCGAGCCGAGCCCTGAGGATATCCGCCTCACGGAGCGTCTCCGGGAAGCAGGGGCGCTGTTGGGCATTGCTGTCCTCGATCACCTGGTGATCGGCGACGACCGGTATACGAGCCTGCGGGAACGGGGCCTGGGGTTCTAG